The stretch of DNA ACAAAAGTTAACGCTGCAAAAGTGGTGAATATAAAAAATGTCACACTAGGACCTAAATTCACTAATATCCACGGAAATAAATAAGCAACAACAAAACTCACAAAAGAATTAAAAAAACCCACCACAGAAATAGCAATTGCTTTTATATGCACAGGAAAGATTTCTGAAAACAATGCCCACATAATTGGACCCAATGAAATTGCAAATGCAGCAACAAATAATAATATTCCTATTAAAATCAATTGAGCATTTACTACAATAAATTTATTAGGAACTTCTCTTTTCATTGTGTTTAATTCTTGCATTGATAAGCCTTTACCGATTACATCAGAAAATATTTTTTGACTATCAAATGAGTTCCCCAAATTTTCTTTCAAATTAGAATAAACCTTACTTAATATTTTTTTTTCAATCATAAGCATTTCAACTCTCTTTATTGCTTTATTTGATTGTTCATCTAAATTTAGGATTGTTATTTTATCATCTAATGCTTTAATAGAACTTTCAAAAGAAGTCATTTTTTCATGTGAAATAGTATAAATCCGATTACTAAAGGCATAAGAAGTTATCCCTAATGCTATAGTCATCATAGCTGAGCCTATTAAAAGTAATGGTTTCCTTCCTAATCGATCAATTAAGATCATAGCTATTATTGTAAAAAACAAATTAATCACACTAACAATTAGAGATTGTATAAATGTACTTTCTAAACCTCCACCAGCTTGTTCAAAAATTGTCGGAGCATAATAAAATATTGCGTTGATCCCTGTTATCTGTTGAAAAAAAGCTAAACCAAACGCAATTAACATAATCAAATTATATTTTTTCTTAAATAAATCACTTAAAGAACCTCTTTTTAAACTTTGTTCCTCTTTAATTCCTTTTTTTATTTCAACTAATGTTTTTTCTGTATAATGTTCTCCTCCAAACCTCATCAATATTCTTTTGGCTTCTTCTTCATTATTTTTGATAGACATAAGCCATCTGGGACTCTTAGGAACCGTCCATAATAGTAGAAAATATAACATAGCTGGGAATGTCTCAACACCAAGCATCCAACGCCAACTATTCTCTTCCAAATCTTTTAAAAAATAATTAGATAAGAAAGCAATAAATATTCCCAATACAATATTAAATTGATTAAACGAAACTAAAAAACCCCTTAAATCCGGTGGGGCTATTTCTGCTATATAAATTGGAGCAATTAATAATGCTCCTCCAACTCCAACTCCACCAATAAATCGAGCTACTAGAAACATCCAAAAATCATCAGCCAAAGCAGAGGTTATTGCAGAAAAAGTGAACAAAACAGCAGTGAAAATTAGTGTTCTTTTACGTCCATATTTTTCACTTATTATTCCCGAGAATAAATTCCCTAACATTGCTCCTAAAATAACACATGCTCCTGAAAACCCTAATTCCAATTCTGACATAAAGAAATAATCTTCAATAAAAGGATTTACACCTGCAATTACAGCGCTATCAAACCCTAAAAGAAAGCCTCCTAACGCTACAACTAAACTAATATATCGAATATACGTTTTGTTCATTTTATTTCACTGCTTAAAATTTTCACCTATAATATAATTAGATCTTTATAAGTAGGCTTTCAGCCTCTTAAGCTATTTACTTAAGAGACAAAGCCTTACTATCAAAATTACTAAAATAAACTAAAAAACTAATCTTTATGAAAATTTTCAAAAACTTATCAGAATTAAAACATCATTTTTGAAAAACTCTAATAAAATCTATTTCCATGGTTGATTCAGAAAAATTAGAATCAATGGTTCCTCCCAAAGTTCCTCCCATTGCTATATTTAAAATCAAGAAGAAATTTTGATTAAAAGGCAATGATGATTCATTTTGAAATTGAAAATGAACAGGATAGCCATCTATACTAAATTTAATCCAAGATTCATCCCATTCAATTGAATATGTATGAAATTTATTTGAGACATCTGAAACTGTTGTTTTTCCACCTGGTCCACTTCCTCCTGAAAAATTAGGATAATGCAACGTACTCAAAACTTCTTCCTGATTAACTCCTACATGTTCCATAATATCAATTTCACCACATGCAGGCCAACCAACTGTATCAAAATTAGATCCTAACATCCAAAACGCAGGCCATGTTCCTACTCCTTCAGGTAATTTTGCATGAATATCAACCTTTCCATATTTAAAATCAAATATACCTTGAGTTTTTAAACGAGCAGAAGTATAATTACTCCCTTGATAATCTTCTTTTTTAGCTGTAATTTTTAAAAAACCATTTTCTACTATAACATTATCTTCGCGATCTGTATAATACTGCTCTTCAGCATTACCCCATCCATTATCTCCTGTCCCTATATCAAATGTCCAATTTTCAGAACATGGAGCTCCATCTACATTAAATTCATCTTGCCATATTAATGTATAAGTTCCATCAGGAACTACCCCTGTCTCTCCAGAAGCACATTCTGAATCACCCCCTGAACCTGAACCCGGCTCTGTAGTTGTAAATTTTTGATACCAAGCTCTTCCTGCACTATCAACCCAACGGACGTACATTGTAGATGCTGTTAATGAAATTACTTCATAATTTCCATCTCCACCTGCAAAATACCCCATAAAATTTCCTTCACCAGAACCCGTTAGTGCAATATTAACCTTAGTAGATTCCGATTCAGACAAAACATCACTGGTTGCTAATCCTAACACAGCTTCATAATCACCAGATGTATCTACATTAACACATTCATCACTTCCACTAGGAGTAAAATCCGTATTAAAATAAGACGCCTCAATATTATTATAATTATATGTAACTTTTTCATTAATAGCATCATATGAAAAAACAAACATATCATCAAACATACAACCTACTGCTTCATGCTCATAGGGAGAAGAAGTATACCAAACGGGTTCTCCTGCATCTCCAGGTCCGACACCTAAATAACCTGCTGTTGCAACATCCCAATACCATATTTTACTTGAACCTCCTGTTAAATTTTGAATAAATGTTTCCGGTAGGGAAAAATCAACCTCTATAGTTAAAGTAGTTGTCGCAACGTCACCACTTACTCCAGCCACTCCATAAGGAGTAACTGTTACCACATAAGTACCACTACTACCATAGTTTTTGGAAAAAGTTGAAGATTGAAAAACACCTGTTGTCCCATCTCCAAAATCTACTTTATAGGTAATCACATTGTCTCCTGAAACCTCAAAACTTGTCAAACCTGATCCATCTGTACTGACAACCGCATTTACTATTGTTCCTGTAGGCACAACGACTTGTCCTAACTCATAGTTTTTATCATCATTACACCCTACCCATAAAAGAGTTACACATAAAATTAACCCTAATTTTATCAAAAATATTCTATTTTTCATCTTCAAATGTCTTTAAATTAATATCCAGGGTTCTGTCCCAAAGTAGCAGCATCAATATTATTAATAGGAAACAATTCGTTCTTCCCTACTTGAAAACCAGCTATTACAGAACTAGCCTGACCTGTTCTAACTAAATCAAAAAATCGGTGTCCTTCAAAAGCTAATTCTAATCTTCTTTCTTCCCAAATAGCCGTTGTTAAAACACCTCCAGTAGATGTTATACCTGTTAAACCAGCACGTGAGCGAACTAAATTCAAATATTCTTGAGCCTTAGTATCTCCTAATCCACCACGATTATATGCTTCTGCAGCCATTAATAATACATCTGCATAACGAATGATTCTATAGTTATTCAAATAGTTCAATTCTAATTGTGCACCTGAATAACCTGCTCTCGTAATATATTTATGATTAAATAAGCCATTATCTTTATATCCTTTACTATACGAAGCCCCTGTTGACGCTATCCATTCATTCATATCCAAGATTGTAGCATCACGCCTAGTATCATTAGAATTATAACGATCAAACAATTCTTGTGAAGGAATATTAAAACTCCATCCTGTAGCGTATACATCACCTGAATAGGCTCTTGGACCATTCATAATAATTCCAAAATTTCCTTCTGAGCCTTGATAAAAACTCCAATCATACCAATTTGAGGTATTGGTATGTTGTATTTCAAAAATGGACTCCTCATTATTTTCACCAGATTGTAACCATATTGAAGCAAAATCTGCAACTAAATTATATTGTCCTGAATTAATTACTTCATCTAGCATAGCTGCGGATTCAGAAAATTTTTCCTGATACAAATAAACCTTTCCTAATAATGCCTGAGCCATTCTTTTGTTTGCTCTTCCAATTTCATTTGAAGTATTTGGCAATACAGCAATAGCGTTCAACAAATCAGTTTCGACTTGAATATAAACATCTGATTGAGAAGACCTTGTTAATGTTCCTGTTTGATCTGCTGTTAAACGTGCTTCAGTAAAAAGAGGAATATCTCCCCAAAACTTTGTCAACTCTGCATAATAATAAGCTCTTAAAAAATACACTTCTCCTAACAATTCTTGCTTCCGAGAAAAATCTAATTTATCAATATTCTGTACTATAAAATTGCATCGATTTACACCTTCATATAGATTTCGCCATATTGTTCTTAAATTCTCATTTACAGGATAATGAGTCATTAAATCAATTTCTTGTAATCCAATTACATCTGTAGCACTTTCACCTCCAGCAACTGAATTATCAGAAGCTATATCTCCTATTTGTACTCGCAAATACCCCCATTGAAGAGGATCATAAGCTCCTATTAAAGCATCTTCATAATCTTGAGATGATTTAAAATAACTTTCAACAGTTTGTTCATATACACTACTTGGATCCGAATCTACTTCACTATCACATGAGTAAACGAATAGTACAAAACTTAAAATAAGTATATTAAATATTTTCCTTTTCATCTTTAAATTTTAAAAATTAATATTTATCCCCATCGACCATATTCTAGGTTGTGGATAACGCCCTCTATCAATACCTGTCTCTAAAATGTTACTACTAAAACTATCATCTGATTGAGCTGATATTTCGGGATCATAACCTGAATAATTAGTAAAAGTAAAAGCATTTTTAACAGCTGCATAAACACGAACACTCTCTAGACCAACCTTACTCATTGACTCTTTAGGAATTGTATATCCTAATGAAATATTCTTTATTTTCAAGAAAGATCCATCCTCAACATAATAATCTGAAATACGAGTATTTCTATTAGAATCAACATTTGTAACTCTAGGTGTTGTGTTTGAAGTTCCTGTTCCTGTCCATCTATCTAAAACACTAGCATAACGGTTTGTAGGCACAGAGTTTCGTTCATAAGCCCTATACACATCATTTCCAATAAAACTAACTGTGTTCAATGCAAAATCAAACCCTTTATAATTTGCACCTAGATTCCAGCCTATTATAACGTCTGGAAAAGGATTTCCTATTTCTGTTTTATCACTGTCATTAATAATACCATCTCCATTAATATCTACATAACGAAAATCTCCAGGAGCCGCACCTGTTTGTATAGCATGTTCATCAATTTCTGCTTGAGATTGAAAAATCCCATCGGTTTTATACCCGTAAAAATAACCTGCAGCATATCCCTCTTGAAAGCGAGTCAAATTAACCTCAGGAATACCAACAGCTCCTCCTTCTTGATAGTTTTGCTCTGCATTTACCTCTGTAACTTCATTTTTTATAGTAGTCACAGTTACACCTGTATTAATTTTAAAATTATTCGTTAACTCATGTTTAAAATTTAACGTTAAATCAATACCACTATTTTCTACTGTTCCAATATTTGAGTAGGGAGCTTCTGCTATTCCAAAATAACCTGATAATTCAGGTTGAAATAGTAAGTCTTTGGTTTCTTTTTGATAATAATCAAAAGATAACGAAACCATATTATTCCAAAATTCAGAATCAAAACCAATATTCCACTGTCCTTGCTCTTCCCAATGAACATCAGGATTAGCATAATTTAAAGCAGTTGAACCATTTGTTATAGAGTCATCAAATGTATAATTAGGAAAACCATTGATACGTTCTACATATTGATAATTTCTGATTTGATCATTTCCTGTAATTCCATAAGATCCTCTTAATTTCAAATAATTTACAGCATTTAAATTAAAGAAATCTTCTTTTGTAATAACCCATCCTCCAGATATTGACCAAAAATTACCAAATTTATAATTATCTCCAAATTTGGTTGATCCATCTCTTCTATATATACCTGACAACAAATATTTACCTTCATAATCATAATTTAAACGTGCGAAATAAGAAAGATTAGTTTCATCATACTGCCACGAAGCATTATCTCTCCCTCCTTCAATTGTACCTGTAGCTGAGCTAATATCAGCAAATTCCCATGAATTATAAGGTACTCCTTGTCTCGTTGCAGACAACTGATCTCCTTTATTTTTTTGTAAAGATATCCCAACAACCGATTGAAAATTATGCTTATCATTTAATGAAATATCATAGTTTATAAAATTATCCCAAGTACTAGTATAATATGTTGTTTTATTTTCTGTAACTGTATTAGAACCACTTGGCGTTACCTCTCCATTCATTTCGTATTTACCTGTTGCAGAATTATATATTAGAACAGATTGTTCAATTCCATTAGTATCCACTCCTCTACTAGTTTGATTATGCTCATCTCCATAGTAAACAAAGGGATTAAATCCTTTATAATCTACATTAGAATATGCATATCCAAAACGTGATGTTGCTTTTAAACCTTTTGCTAAATCAGCTCCTAATTCAATTTTACCTGAGATCTTATTTGTTTCATTTTCATTAAAATTATTAGCTAACATAGCTAACGGATTCTTAATCTCTTGTGTTATATAATCTGAGGTACCAAAGGAACCATCAGCATTATATGCTGGAGTTGTAGGATCCATATTTAAAGCATTACCTATAATTCCTCCATAGCCAGACTCCTGAACAGATTTATTTTTAATGTTAGTATAATTAGTATTAATACTTAAATTAAATCGTTCTAAAAAATTCGTAGATACATTTGATGTAACTGTCAATCGATCAAAGAAGTTATTTTTTTCTCCTCCAACAATACCTCCTTGACTTAAATAGCCTGTTGAAAATAAATAGGTAGTATTTTCGCCTCCTCCCCTTAAAGAAAGTGTGTGTGTCATAATTGGAGCTGTTTTAAAAATTTCATCTTGCCAATCTGTTCCTTCTCCTAAAGAAGCTATATTATTAAAAACTAAATCTTCACCTGAAGCAATAGCTGCTTCATTTCGAATTGCAGCATATTCTTGTGCATTCAAAACATCTATAGTCCGTGGAACTTCTTGAATCCCATAATATCCCGTATACGAAATTTTAGGACGCATATTTTTACGCCCCTTTTTTAGTTCCACTAATATAACTCCATTAGCTCCCTTCACTCCATAAATAGCAGCAGAAGCATCTTTTATTACATTGATCGATTTAACATCATCTGGATTTAATGCATTAAAATCTGCTAAAGTAAGTTGTACTCCATCAATAATAACTAAAGGGTCTGAATTTCCATTTGTAGGAATCCCTCTTATTAAAACTTTAGGTTTTTCACCAGGAACACCCGTTCCCATAACCGTAACTCCAGATGCTGACCCCTGCAGAGCTTCTTCAACACGTACTGGTTTTATTTGCTGTATTATATCCTCTCCTACTTGTGACATTGCTGCAGAAACCTTCTTCAATTCTTGATTTCCAAACCCAACAGCCACAACGGTCACTTCATCTATTTCAGTTCCTCCTTCTGTTAAAACCATATCAATATCTGGAGAATCACTAACGATTACTTCTTGATCATCCATTCCTAAAAAAGAAAAAATTAATATATCTCCTTTCTCAGCAGTAATTTCATAACTTCCATCTAGATCTGAATAAACTTCATTTTCAGTTCCTTTTATCATTACAGATACTTCAGGTAAACGTTCTCCTTCTCCATCAGTAATGATACCTTTTATGACTTGTTGACTCCATATAAAATTAGAGCAAATTAACATAAACAGTATAATTTTAGTTCTCATATAATTTTGATTTTGGTATTTAATTGAATCTTTTCAAAATTACCTTTAAAACTAAAATGATTAACTTTTTTATAACCTATATATTATCTATACATTATAAAAAAAGAACTTTTAATACTAAAAATTTAAAAATATAAATTATTGATTATAAAATATTTATGATTTAATAAAAGTATTAAATACACCAATAAATTATCATGTTAAAAAATAATTGTTGTATAGAATAATTTAACTTAAAATAAAGTATTAAATTACCACAATAAGTATATTTTAATCTATTATATAGATAAAATTCATTGTACAAAAAGTAAAAACAATACAATAAATAACAAAAAATAATTCTCATAGATTATATTTGTATAAAATACAACAAGTAGATGGAAGCTATTAAAAATATAATTGAAAAAGCGTGGGATAATCGCGATTTATTAAAAGAACAAAGCACACAAGATGCTGTTAGAAAGATTGTTTCATTATTAGATAAAGGTGAAATTCGTGTAGCAGAACCTGTTGGTGACCAATGGCAAGTAAACGAGTGGGTAAAAAAAGCTGTTGTAATGTACTTCCCTATTCAAGCTATGGAAACGATTGAAATAGGTCCTTTTGAATTTCATGATAAAATTCCTTTAAAAAAGAATTATAAAGAGCAAGGTGTTCGTGTTGTACCACATGCTATTGCACGACATGGATCTTATTTAGCTGAAGGAACCATTATGATGCCTTCTTATGTAAATATAGGAGCTTATGTTGACGGAGGAACTATGGTAGATACTTGGGCTACAGTTGGTTCTTGTGCTCAAATTGGTAAAAATGTTCACTTAAGCGGTGGTGTTGGAATAGGTGGGGTTTTAGAACCTTTACAAGCAGCCCCTGTTATTATTGAAGATAATGCTTTTATCGGATCACGTTGTATCGTTGTAGAAGGTGTTCATGTAGGTAAAGAAGCAGTTTTGGGTGCTAATGTTGTATTAACAGCTTCTACCAAAATTATTGATGTCACAGGAGATGAACCTAAAGAATTTAAAGGTTTTGTACCTCCTCGTTCAGTTGTTATCCCAGGAAGTTATCCTAAAAAGTTTGCTGCCGGTACTTATAATGTTCCTTGTGCTTTAATTATCGGAACACGTAAAGAAAGTACAAACAAAAAAACATCTTTAAATGACGCACTTCGTGAATATGATGTTTCTGTTTAACAGATAACCTATTATCAATTTATAAAAGAAAAAGGATGTTAAAATTAATTTTAACATCCTTTATTATTTTTACTAAATAATTTTTATGTTTTGTTCCCTGCTCTTTTACGTTCATTTTCTGTAAGTAAAATCTTACGTAAACGAATATTCCCTGGAGTTACTTCTACATATTCATCTTTCTGGATAAACTCTAACGCTTCTTCTAATGAGAATTTAATGGCAGGTGCAATTTTAACCTTATCATCAGCTCCAGCAGAACGCACATTAGATAATTTCTTAGTTTTTGTAATATTCACTACCATATCTTCTCTACGTGCATTTTCTCCTATTACCTGTCCTTCATAAATATCTTCACCTGGTTCCACAAAGAATTTTCCTCGATCTTGTAATTTATCTAATGAATACGGTATCGCTGTACCTTTTTCCATTGAAATTAAAGAACCATTTAAACGTTCTGGAATTCCTCCTTTAATTGGTTGATATTCTTTAAAACGATGCGCCATAATAGCTTCTCCAGCTGTTGCTGTTAATAATTGATTACGTAAACCTATAATTCCTCTTGAAGGAATGATAAATTCACACACCATACGCTCACCTTTGGCTTCCATACTTAACATTTCTCCTTTTCGCAAAGAAACCATTTCTACTGCTTTACCTGAAACAGATTCTGGTAAATCAATCGTTAACTCTTCAAAAGGTTCACATTTCTGACCATCAATTTCTTTAATAATTACTTGTGGCTGACCAATTTGCAATTCATAACCTTCACGGCGCATGGTTTCAATTAATACTGATAAATGAAGTATTCCTCGTCCATACACTAAGAATTTATCTGCTGAATTCGTTTCTTCAACACGTAAAGCTAAGTTTTTCTCTAATTCTTTTTCTAAACGTTCTTTTATATGACGTGAGGTTACAAATTTACCTTCTTTACCAAAGAAAGGTGAGTCATTAATTGTAAATAACATACTCATTGTAGGCTCATCAATTGCAATCGTTTCTAAACCTTCTGGATTTTCAGCATCAGCAATAGTATCTCCTATTTCAAAACCTTCTAATCCAACAATAGCACATATATCACCAGCCTCAACTTGCCCTACTTTTTTACGTCCTAACCCATCAAAAGTATGGATTTCTTTTATTTTAGATTTTAAAATAGAACCATCTCTTTTCACTAAAGAAACTTGTTGGTTTTCTTTTAAAATACCTCTTTGTAAACGGCCAATAGCTATACGTCCTGTAAAAGAAGAGAAATCTAATGAAGTAATCAACATTTGAGGTGTTCCCTCTACATCTACTTTTGGTGCAGGAATATGCTCTACAACCATATCCAACAATGGTTCGATATTTTCTGTTTGAACTTTCCAATCTTCACTCATCCAGTTATTTTTAGCAGAACCATACACACATGGAAAATCCATTTGCCATTCTTCTGCTCCCAATTCAAACATTAAATCGAAAACCTTCTCATGTACTTCTTCAGGTGTACAGTTTTCTTTATCTACTTTGTTTACAACTACAATTGGTTTTAACTTTAAATTAATTGCTTTTTGTAGTACAAAACGTGTTTGAGGCATAGGACCTTCAAAAGCATCTACTAAAAGTAGCACTCCATCTGCCATATTCAATACGCGCTCAACCTCACCTCCAAAATCGGCGTGTCCCGGAGTATCAATAATGTTAATTTTAGTTCCTTTATAATTTACCGAAACGTTTTTAGAGGTAATTGTAATCCCTCTTTCTCTTTCTAGATCATTATTATCTAAAATTAAATCTCCTGTATTTTCATTTTCTCTAAACAGTTGACAATGGTACATAATTTTATCTACCAAAGTAGTTTTACCATGGTCAACGTGTGCGATAATCGCAATATTGCGCATTGAATTCGACATAAATAATCCTTATTCTCAATTAATAACGGGCAAAAGTACAATTTTAATTTTACTAATGTGGTTTTTTCATTATAAAGAATTATTATTTTTGTAATAAACAGCCTCTTTTTACTTATTTTAATAGTCTTAAACTATATCGTATTTTAAAATGAACATCCTTATTGAAACAGAACGACTCATATTAAGAGAATTCAATCTTTCTGATGCTAAAAACATATATGAATTATTCGTGTTTTAGAGAAAATAGGTATGTCATATTGGAAAAAAGACACTTATGAAGGCATCCAAAATGCTTTATATTATCATATTAAAAAATGAGTTGTGAAAAATAACACAACTCATTTTTATCATCATAAACCCAAAATATTTATTTATTATTGTTTCATTATTTTCTTTGTAATCGATTTCTGACCATCATTAATCTCTACTATATAAACACCTCTTGGTAAATCAGCTACATTAATTCCTCTAGAATCAATTTTCCCTACTTTTACTACTTGCCCTGTAAAACTTAGAATTCTATAACTCGAATTTATAGTACGGTCTGTATCTAAATCAATGTTCAACATTGCTTTTACAGGATTAGGATATAGACTAATATAATCTTTTGAATTTTCATTCGAAATATTTGATCCTAATGATTTTGATTCATTGAAAGCTGCAACACCTGCTGAGCCATTTACAAATTCAACAGTATAATCTTCTACTTCACCGTATGTAAATGATCCACATGCTGTTGGTGCTCCTCCATACTTCATGGAAACTCTTAATCTAGTTTTCCCTCCAAAAACAGTTTCTGGAACTGTAAAATCTTGATATAAATTTCCTGTACTTCTTGAATCTCCTTCAAAAACAACTTCATCAGCTTCGAAACTACCATCTCGATCATAATCAATCCAAGCTTTCCAATATTCTCTATAAGAAGGACCTGAGAATCCTGCACTCACATTTAAACGATTTGCTCCAAACATATAAACCTTCATCACTTGATCTGTAAAGTCACTGTAACTTGACGCTCCTGAATCATTATTAATTCCACCCATTGAAACATTATCAATCCATTCATAACTTACAATATTTCCTTTTGAGTCACAATACTCAGGTACCGTATTTATGGTTGCAACTGGAGATTTTTCTGATCGATTTAAGGACGCATCTCTCGCAATCACATAAAAACGATAAGTAGTTCCTCCTGATAATCCTGTCACATTCCAAGTTCTCTCACTTGTTTCACCAATTAATACATCATCTTGATACACTTCATATGCTTCTACCCCTACATTATCTGTTGAAGCACCCCATCCTAAATCAACTGAAAAAGTAGTTACTCCACTAGAAGACATTGGAGTTGGTGCAGTTGGTGCTTCTGTATCGATATTACTATCTGAAATAATATTCAATGTATAATCTTCTACTTCTCCATAATCAAATACTTCACAAGGTGTTGGAAGCTCACCATATTTCATTGCAATACGCATTCGTGTTTCCCCAGTAGTTGCTGAACCTGGTATTGTAAAAGTACCTACAATTGGTGTATCAGTAGAAATTTCTTTACTGAAAACTTCTTCTCCTAAATCTTCAAAATCTCCATCAGCATTATAATCTACCCATACACCATAAGCCTCTTCATAGGCATCTCCAGACCACTTTGGTGTAATCGTTATCGTATATGTTTGACTTTTCAAAACATCTGTTGACACTGAAGTATGATCTGAATATCCATTTCCTCCGTCAGATGTATGACTAATATCTCCTATTTCTACTTTTTGAATAAATTCATCTGCTACACTTGTACCTTTAGAAAGACAATAATTCACATCTCCATATTCACTACCTACACCAATTGCATAAAAAGCATTAGCTGTAGCAATTACTTCTGGAGAACCTTCTCCATAAAGGTCTTCTGCGGCAGTAACACCAAAGGTTCTAGCATCTGAAAA from Flavobacteriaceae bacterium UJ101 encodes:
- a CDS encoding glucose transport protein (Belongs to the major facilitator superfamily. Sugar transporter (TC 2.A.1.1) family.), whose product is MNKTYIRYISLVVALGGFLLGFDSAVIAGVNPFIEDYFFMSELELGFSGACVILGAMLGNLFSGIISEKYGRKRTLIFTAVLFTFSAITSALADDFWMFLVARFIGGVGVGGALLIAPIYIAEIAPPDLRGFLVSFNQFNIVLGIFIAFLSNYFLKDLEENSWRWMLGVETFPAMLYFLLLWTVPKSPRWLMSIKNNEEEAKRILMRFGGEHYTEKTLVEIKKGIKEEQSLKRGSLSDLFKKKYNLIMLIAFGLAFFQQITGINAIFYYAPTIFEQAGGGLESTFIQSLIVSVINLFFTIIAMILIDRLGRKPLLLIGSAMMTIALGITSYAFSNRIYTISHEKMTSFESSIKALDDKITILNLDEQSNKAIKRVEMLMIEKKILSKVYSNLKENLGNSFDSQKIFSDVIGKGLSMQELNTMKREVPNKFIVVNAQLILIGILLFVAAFAISLGPIMWALFSEIFPVHIKAIAISVVGFFNSFVSFVVAYLFPWILVNLGPSVTFFIFTTFAALTFVFTWGIVRETKGKTLEDLEKELILN
- a CDS encoding licheninase (Shows activity on lichenan, beta-glucan and laminarin but not on CMC cellulose or xylan. Belongs to the glycosyl hydrolase 16 family; Contains 1 GH16 (glycosyl hydrolase family 16) domain.; KEGG: cps:CPS_3723 licheninase), translating into MKNRIFLIKLGLILCVTLLWVGCNDDKNYELGQVVVPTGTIVNAVVSTDGSGLTSFEVSGDNVITYKVDFGDGTTGVFQSSTFSKNYGSSGTYVVTVTPYGVAGVSGDVATTTLTIEVDFSLPETFIQNLTGGSSKIWYWDVATAGYLGVGPGDAGEPVWYTSSPYEHEAVGCMFDDMFVFSYDAINEKVTYNYNNIEASYFNTDFTPSGSDECVNVDTSGDYEAVLGLATSDVLSESESTKVNIALTGSGEGNFMGYFAGGDGNYEVISLTASTMYVRWVDSAGRAWYQKFTTTEPGSGSGGDSECASGETGVVPDGTYTLIWQDEFNVDGAPCSENWTFDIGTGDNGWGNAEEQYYTDREDNVIVENGFLKITAKKEDYQGSNYTSARLKTQGIFDFKYGKVDIHAKLPEGVGTWPAFWMLGSNFDTVGWPACGEIDIMEHVGVNQEEVLSTLHYPNFSGGSGPGGKTTVSDVSNKFHTYSIEWDESWIKFSIDGYPVHFQFQNESSLPFNQNFFLILNIAMGGTLGGTIDSNFSESTMEIDFIRVFQK
- a CDS encoding tonB-dependent receptor SusC (Mediates transport of starch oligosaccharides from the surface of the outer membrane to the periplasm for subsequent degradation; Belongs to the TonB-dependent receptor family.), which codes for MLICSNFIWSQQVIKGIITDGEGERLPEVSVMIKGTENEVYSDLDGSYEITAEKGDILIFSFLGMDDQEVIVSDSPDIDMVLTEGGTEIDEVTVVAVGFGNQELKKVSAAMSQVGEDIIQQIKPVRVEEALQGSASGVTVMGTGVPGEKPKVLIRGIPTNGNSDPLVIIDGVQLTLADFNALNPDDVKSINVIKDASAAIYGVKGANGVILVELKKGRKNMRPKISYTGYYGIQEVPRTIDVLNAQEYAAIRNEAAIASGEDLVFNNIASLGEGTDWQDEIFKTAPIMTHTLSLRGGGENTTYLFSTGYLSQGGIVGGEKNNFFDRLTVTSNVSTNFLERFNLSINTNYTNIKNKSVQESGYGGIIGNALNMDPTTPAYNADGSFGTSDYITQEIKNPLAMLANNFNENETNKISGKIELGADLAKGLKATSRFGYAYSNVDYKGFNPFVYYGDEHNQTSRGVDTNGIEQSVLIYNSATGKYEMNGEVTPSGSNTVTENKTTYYTSTWDNFINYDISLNDKHNFQSVVGISLQKNKGDQLSATRQGVPYNSWEFADISSATGTIEGGRDNASWQYDETNLSYFARLNYDYEGKYLLSGIYRRDGSTKFGDNYKFGNFWSISGGWVITKEDFFNLNAVNYLKLRGSYGITGNDQIRNYQYVERINGFPNYTFDDSITNGSTALNYANPDVHWEEQGQWNIGFDSEFWNNMVSLSFDYYQKETKDLLFQPELSGYFGIAEAPYSNIGTVENSGIDLTLNFKHELTNNFKINTGVTVTTIKNEVTEVNAEQNYQEGGAVGIPEVNLTRFQEGYAAGYFYGYKTDGIFQSQAEIDEHAIQTGAAPGDFRYVDINGDGIINDSDKTEIGNPFPDVIIGWNLGANYKGFDFALNTVSFIGNDVYRAYERNSVPTNRYASVLDRWTGTGTSNTTPRVTNVDSNRNTRISDYYVEDGSFLKIKNISLGYTIPKESMSKVGLESVRVYAAVKNAFTFTNYSGYDPEISAQSDDSFSSNILETGIDRGRYPQPRIWSMGININF